The DNA window GATCGAAGGCTGCAGCCTGGCCGCCGGGGAACGTGGCGGTGGCGTGAGTCACGACGAAGTCTCCCTGTGCCAGCACGCGGTGCACCTGGTTCTTGCACCCAGTGGTGTCGTCGATGGCCGCGAGGACGACCTGTTTGTTGGCTTCGTTGCTCATGACGTTCGCCTCTTGTCGTTCAAAAGCGGGGTTTGACTGTAGTAGGGCCGCACCGGACCCCGTTGAGGGCGGCGGCTCGACCGGCGAAGTGAGTACAAAAAATGTACTGACTGCTGACGCTAGGCTAGCACAGTGAGTACTGAATTTGTACCGACACCTCGTGTCTGTTCTGTGACTGACGCGATAGCTGTCGTCGGGGAACGCCATTCGCTGCCGATCGTGCGCGAGCTGCTGTACGGCAATCGGCGTTTCTCCGAGATTGCCGACTCCGTCGGGCTTTCCCGGACGCTGCTGTCCGCACGGCTGCGTCGGCTGGAGACGGCCGGCGTCGTGGAACGGCAGCGTTACAGCGAGCATCCGCCGCGCGACGAATACGTCCTCACGGAGGCGGGCCAGGCCCTGCTCCCCGTGCTCGCCGCCC is part of the Nocardia sp. NBC_00565 genome and encodes:
- a CDS encoding winged helix-turn-helix transcriptional regulator, whose amino-acid sequence is MTDAIAVVGERHSLPIVRELLYGNRRFSEIADSVGLSRTLLSARLRRLETAGVVERQRYSEHPPRDEYVLTEAGQALLPVLAALKEWGDTYCRDGIATAEFQHRCGALLHTRADCAACGEEIRFQDLTVAGGTHPPEIRT